TGGTGGTCTATACCCTGGCACGAGAAACCCACACGGCGGATTTGGCAACGGGTGAACCGACCAAAATCCAGCACAGTTTTCTCTATTCCGATGGGTTTGGGCGGGAGATTCAAACCAAAGTGCAGGCGGAACCGGGGTTGGCACCCGCCAGAAATCCGGATGGATCGTTGAAGCGGGATGCTGCTGGCAAACTGATTTTGGAGCCGGCGAACCCGCGTTGGGTGGGGACGGGACGCACAGTTTTCAACAACAAGGGCAAACCAACTAAAAAGTACGAGCCATTTTTTAGTCCAGACCATCGCTACGAGACTGAGCCGGATTTGGTGGAGTGGGGTGTTACGCCGCTCATTCATTACGATCCGTTGGAGCGGGTGATTCGCACAGACTTACCCAATGGCACGTTCTCGAAGGTGGAGTTTGATGCATGGCAGCAGACCACCTGGGATGAGAATGACACAGTGTTGGAAAGCGACTGGTATCGCGATCGCAGCAGTCCTGACCCCACTGCACCCGAACCGGGCAACCAGGAAACCCGCGCTGCCTGGTTAGCCGCAAAACATGCGAATACACCGACGATCGCCCATCTCGATACCCTGGCACGGACGTTTTTGAGGATCGCCAATAACGGACTTGCGACCGATGGCACTGCCCAGGAATACGAAACGCGGGTGGAACTGGATATTGAAGGCAATCAGCGATCGGTGACGGATGCTCTGGGTCGTAAGGTGATGGTCTATGACTATGACCTGTTGGGACACCAGATCCGCCAGCGCAGTATGGATGCAGGCGATCACTGGATGTTGAACAATGTGGCAGGCAATCCGATTCGCAAATGGGATAGCCTCAACCGGATGTTTAGCACTCGTTATGATGCGCTTCAGCGTCCAACTCATGTCTTGGTGCAGGTGGGAACAACTGACGCCCGATTGCTAGAACGGTTGGTGTATGGCGAGATGCACTCGGAAGTCGATCGCAACCTCAGAGGGCAACTGTATCAGCACTACGATGGCGCAGGAATTGCCATGAACGAGCGGTATGACTTTAAGGGCAATCTGTTACAGAGCAGTCGTCGGTTCGCGCAAAACTATAAGGAACTGCCGGATTGGATGGCGTTACGAGATTTGATGGAGTTAGGGACGATCGCTACTGCTGCCAACGCTCAACTGGAATCGGAGCAATTCATGGCATTCACTCGCTATGATGCGCTCAATCGTCCCATTGCACTGACAACGCCTCATCATAGTGGCATTCGTCCCAACATCATTCAACCAGCTTATAACAAAGCCAATTTGTTGGAGAAGGTGGATGTGTGGTTGCGGCAAGCCACACCACTGACAGGATTACTCAATCCGTCTACCTCTGATCTTCATGCCGTTACCAATATCAACTACAACGCTAAGGGACAACGCACACTGATTGAATACGGCAATCAGGTAAGAACTCGCTACGACTATGATGAGAAAACATTTCGCTTAACTCGCCTGCTCACTATTCGTCCCCAATTCAGCGAAGACGAAAATCAGAGTGCCCAGGATTTGCGCTACACCTACGATCCAGTCGGCAACATCACCCACATCTACGACCACGCCGATATCCAGAACATCATCTATTTCCGCAATCAACGGGTAGAACCGAGTGCTAGCTACGAATACGACCCGCTCTACCGTCTGCTAAAAGCGACTGGACGCGAACACCTGGGACAAACAGGTGGAACATTAAACCCTCCTCGCCAAACAGATCACGACGATGCATTTCGGATGAATCTGCCTCATCCTGGTGATGGCAATGCGATGGGCAATTACACCGAACGCTACGAATACGATGTCGTGGGTAATATCCTTAAAATGATTCACCAGGCAGTAACTGGGGGATGGACACGCCACTATGCCTATAATGAAGCCAGTTTAATTGAAATTGGAAAGGTCAACAACCGTCTCAGCCGCACCAGTTTACCGGGAGATTTGCCCGGAGTTTTGAGTGCCCGTTACGAGTACGATGCCCACGGCAACATGACTCAAATGCCTCATCTACCCCTAATGCAGTGGGATGAGCATGATCAACTACAGGCAAGCTCAAAGCAGGTAGTAAGTAATGGCGGCACACCTGAAACGACCTACTACATTTACGATGCCAGCGGTCAGCGGGTGCGGAAAGTTACTGAGCGGCAAGCCCCCGCAGGTGCAACTCCCACCCAGATGCAAGAGCGGCTTTATCTGGGTGGATTTGAGATTTACCGAGAATATGAGAGTGATGGCAGTACCCGTAGGCTAGAACGGGAAACGCTGCACATTATGGATGATAAGCGACGAATTGCTTTGGTCGAAACCAAAACACTAGACACTACAGACAACACTAATCTCAATCGTTCTCTGATTCGTTATCAACACGACAATCACCTAGGCTCCGCTTGTTTAGAACTAGATGAAACTGGCAGTGTCATCTCCTACGAAGAATACTATCCTTACGGCAGCACATCCTATCAGGCAGGACGAGATGCCGCAGAAGTAGGTCTAAAACGCTACCGCTACACAGACAAAGAACGCGATCATGAAACCTGGCTTTACTATCATGGTGCTAGGTACTATGCACCTTGGTTGGGTCGATGGATCAGCTGTGATCCAACTTTTCAGGAGAATCTGTACGTTTATGTAAGAAATAATCCAGTTATTTTTCAAGATCCAAATGGTGCTGAAGAAAGTAGCACCTGGAACCGTTTTATGGGTGCTTTGCGGGTTGTCGGAGGAGCTGCTCAAGCTGTTGTTGGAGCTGCAGTATTTGTTCAGGTTGAAGTTCCAGTTGCTGCTCAAGTGGTGGGTGGAATTGCAGTGGTACACGGCTTAGATGATATGCAAACTGGTCTTAGGCAATTAATCACTGGTAGGCAGGAGCGGAGTGCTACACAACAAACAGTTTCAGCAATTGCTCAGGGTGCTGGTGCTAGCCGGCAAACAGCCGAAGCAATTGGAACAGGTACTGACATAGGATTGGGATTTGTCAGTCCTACAGGACCAATAACGGGTGGTCCTCGTGCGGCTCTCCAACTTGCAACAACTGGACCTCGAGTTGTTGAAGCAACAACAGGTGTAGCTAGGGTTAATCAAGTTGTTCAAGGTGCACGGCAGGTTCAAGTTGGAACTCATGTAATGATGGCTGCTGCTGGTGGCAATGGAGGTTCTGGAAGTAGTTCTGGCTCATCTGGGGGAGAACCTTCTAGAGGCGGCAGTGGTAACACTGCTACTTCACCGCCTCCTGAAAATCCAACTCCAGCACAAGTTGCACAATCTAGTGGCGCTGGAGCACGACGGCCCTCACTACTCCAACAGGCAAGACAGGCAGGTGCTGCTGAGGAAATTGAAGGGCCAATGGAGGTTTTTGCACATGGCACAACTGAGGAAACAGCACGAGCAATGGTTGAAACTCAGGGTGGGAATTTATCAGCAGGTGGCGGCAATTTTGGCGGAAGGCTCTTTACTGTTCCAAACCTCGATGTCGCTGGGGTATTTGCCAATCGAGCCGCCTCTAGAGCAGCAGGAGAACAACCAGCAATTGTTGGTATTGCACTTCCCCGTGATACTGCCGCTCGACTTCGGCAAGGTCCTAATCCATTATTGAGACTTGGTCCAATTGATAATCCTCCGGCTGGTGTCTCACCTGGTGCACAGGAGTGGGTATTTCAACCAGGTGCAATTGATACATTGCAATCTCAAGGTTTCTTTTTCCGTCTGGAATTCTAGTATGCTTGCCCATTTTTATGAGTGCACCCTAATAGCGCTTTTAATAGATCGTCCACTCTCATAGCGTGTTTGAATGCAAAGAACTTACTGAACTATGATTCTGGAAACTTTTAACCATGACTCAGCAAACATTTCAAATCGATGGACGCATTATTGAAGAACCAGCGAGTATATCATCCAGAACTATTGACTTGCCTTTGTGGGTGAGTGGCGATTGCAAACGCTGTACCAATTGCGATCGTGAAACGAACTGGCTCGATATCGTCTCATCTGCATTGGATAAAGTGCATAGTCGAGAAATAATTGCCCGTGTCATTTTAGGCGAACAGAAATTTGTCAACACCGAAACACCCAGGGCGATCGCAGATTTGAAGTGCTTTCAATGTGGAACGGCGATCGATCATATACGCAGCTTCAAATGCCATAACTGGGCTTACGCCAAACCCGAATTGCTAGACGTTCTCAGAGCAATGGAAGCCGCAAACCCCGTCAATTGAAATCCCTGATAGCGTATTTTTTCTAATTCAACTTTTCCAGGAATTCAACCCATGAAACCCATCGCGCCTCCCCTGAATCACAATAGTCAAGGTTCAGAAGTTGTCAACTTACAGGATGGCTTACTGCTGCTGCTAAATCGGCAGTATCTAGGCTCCATTTCTTCTGATGAAATGCAGGCTTATCTGAAGGGGATTCGTAAAGAGCAAAATGCTCGGATTTATGGGGAAGTAACCACAAAACTGGTTGCCATTTTTCAGGAGCAATCTCGGTTACAGACGATAGGTGAAGTTGATGCCCCCACTGCCGAAGCATTAAATAAGATCCTAAAGGCATGGGGAGCATTTGATCAACCCGAACAATTCATGGTACGAGGGCGAATACTGACCAGTGATCGCACTCCTATCAGAGACATCCAAGTACGGGCATTTGACCAGGATGTGCGATCGGAAGATTTTCTAGGTGAAACCACGACCAATGCCGATGGTTACTATGAAATTCACTACTCTGCTGAACAGTTTCGCCGTTCCGAAAACGAACGTGGGGGAGCCGACTTAATTGTTCGAGTCTATGATCCCCAGGGGCAAGTCATCGCCACCTCGCCGACAATAAATAACGCAAAAGCCGAAGAAACAGTTGATATTGTTGTTCAATCGCAACAACCTCCTAGCGAAAGCGATCCTATCGTTCAGGGAGAAGTTCGTAGCCGTAATCGACCTGCTGTGAATGGTCTGCGGGTCGTAATTATAGACAAAAACGTTGGAGCGGATGTCCAGCTTGCTACAACGACAACGAATGAACAGGGCAATTATCAAGTCCGATACAAACAGTCTGCTTTACAACGACGCGGCAAGCAAAAACCAGATCTTCAGGCACAGGTTTTTGCGGGTGAAACCTTTCTAGGCGCATCAGAGGTTCGTTACAACGCCTCGACCAATGAAACGCTAAATGTGTTACTACCGGAAACGGCTGATGCTGCCCTCGCCTCAGAGCATCAAACCCTGATGCGGGATTTGACGGCTCAGTTTAAGGGTAATTTACGAGATTTGCAGGAAACCGACGATCGCAAGGATATTACCTATCTCGCTAACAAAACGGGTTGGGATGCACGGGCAGTCGCGATCGCTTCTCTTGCCGACCAATTTAGTGCCAGAACCGTTAATGCCAACGGTCAAGTTCAAATTGCTTCCCCTTTCTTCTATGCTCTCTTTCGGGCAGGTATCCCAGCGAATGAGAATGCTCTATATCAGCTGGATGCTAAAACCACCGAAACAGTTTGGCAGAAGGCGATCAACCAAGGTGTAATTCCTGCCAATTTGAAGGATCAACTTCCCCAGGTTCAGGAACGCTTTCAAGCATTGGCAGCGAAACAAATGCTGACTAGCCCAGCGGTGGCGGGAGTATCGTCACTGAAGGATATGCTTTCCGTGTCGCTCAACCAGCAAGCTGACCAAGAACGGTTTGCTCAACTCTATACCCAACACCGAGGGGACTCAACTCAGTTCTGGCAAGCGGTTCAAAATACATTTGGAACGCAGGTTGGACAACGCTTACAGCTTGATGGTCAACTCGGTTACCTCACCATTAACAACGCGCCATTGATTCGTAAACTGCACAGTGCTGCTGGACAAAACGGAGTGACAAATGTTGTCAATCTTGTTGAACAGGGATACTTCCGTGCGGAGAACTGGCAAAACCTAATTGGAGACCTGGCAGTTCCCAAAGAAGTTCCCGGAAAGGATGATGCAGAAAAGCGATCTAACTATAGCGAATTGCTTGCAACTCAAGTACGGCTGAGTTTCCCTACAGCTGTTGTTGCCCAGATGGTAAAAAATGGCGAAACTCCCCTTAAAAACGGGGCAGGAGAACAAGTTCATACTTTTCTCATGGAACAGCAAGGACAGTTTGAGATTGGGATGCAGCCCGTTGAACAGTATATTGCTCGAAATAAATTGCAAGTTGCGCCCGAAGTAGCGCAGGAAGTCAAGCGAATTCAAAGAGTTTATCAAATTACACCCAACGATCGCGTCATGAACACCCTATTGAGCCAGGGGTTAGATTCTGCCTATGCGGTTGTCAATCGCTACGATCGAGATGAGTTTGTGCAGACGTTTAAGGAAACGTTGGGTGGCGAAAAGATTGCCCAACTCACCTATGCCAAATCGGAGCAAGTACATAATGTCGTGCTCAATCTTGCCACATCCTATCTCACAACTAATCGGGCACCCGGAATTGGTCTTGGGGGACAAATTCTGAACCCCCAAATCTCAGCATCAACAGGTGATACTGCAAGTGATGTCATCGCTTACCCCACCCTGGAAAACCTTCTGGGTGAGATGGATTACTGCACCTGCGAACATTGCCGCTCTATCCTCAGTCCGGCTGCTTACCTGGTCGATCTGCTGCTATTTTGCGATCGCCCAATCAACGAAAGAGAAAATCCCCAATCTGTTCTGCTGGAGCGCCGTCCCGATATTCAACACCTGCCCCTGACCTGCGAAAACACTAACACCCCACTTCCCTACATCGATCTGGTCAATGAGACGCTGGAGTACTACATTACTAACGGTCTTTCTCTCGCTGACACTAACCCAGATCCCAACATCAATACCGAGTACAAGGGACATACCACCGAAGACGATGTCACCCCCGAAGAACTGCTGGCAACGCCCCAGTTTGTCAGTGACACAGCCTATACCACCCTTGCAAATACTTTATTTCCGGCTCCCCTGCCCTTTCATCAACCCCTGGAAAACCTGCGACGCTATTTCGACCAGTTTGAGATTTCGCTTTCCCATGCGATGGAACTGCTTCGCAAAAATGATGCCATCGATCGAGCCAGTTCAGATGACTATGGCTGGCGTGACATTTTGATGGAGGAGTTACATCTCTCCCGCACTGAGTACAGGCTGTTGAGCGATCGCACCCTAACCTTGCAGCAACTCTATGGATTTAATCCAGCAACACCGATCGCAAATGTCCAATCCACTTTGGCAAATGCCAAAACATTCTGCCGTCGCATTGATATTTCTTATGAAGACTTGATTGAAATCCTCAAAACTCGATTTATCAATCCCAATTCTGATTTGATTCCCAAATTGGAACGACTGGGTGTGCCATTCTCAACCTTGAAGAATTTTAAGGATGGAACGATTACCGATGCCCAGTTTGACGCCTTACTGAAACCGGGTCTAGATGCGAGTCAGTATGGAGGTGATATCAAAGCATGGGTAAAAAACGACACGAACTATGCCAAAATCATGGGCTTGATTGTGTTAACCAATCCCACAGCGGCAAGCGATCTCTGTCGGTTCGATCAACTTGAATTTCGCTATGCCAAACCAGATAACGCTACCAATCAACTGCGTGCCTTTGAATATGTCCGTCTGATTCGCTTTATTCGCCTCTGGAAGAAGCTGGGATGGACCATTGAGCAAACAGATAAGACAATTACTGCTCTCTACCCAACTACGCAACTTCCTAACGATGCCGATGATGCGGTTAACTTACAGCGGTTGGATACAGGCTTTTTGACACTGCTGCCGCGTCTGGGCTACATCAAACAGGTGATGGATTTACTGAACCTGAACTTGAAAAAGGATCTGCCGTCGTTGCTCGCTTGCTTTGCCGCGATCGATACCCACGGGATGACATCCCTCTATCGCCAAATGTTTCTGAGTCCGTCACTCCTAAAGCAGGACAGCGCATTTGCAGATGATGGATACGGCAATTTCCTCACAGATAATACCCAGAAGCTCATAGCGCATCGTGAGTTGCTCCGTGCAGCATTTCTGTTAACGGATAATGAGTTTACTCAGATCATTACCTCGCTCGGTTTCGATGCAAATACTCCGCTGAATCTCGATAATATTAGCGGTATCTTTCGGCATGGCTGGCTGGCAAGAAAACTAAAACTCAGTGTGCAGGAATTCTTGCTCCTAACCCAATCTACAGGCTTTACTCCCTTCATTGCTCCCGATCCAGCAAATCCACCCATCCTGCGATTGATTGAGTTGGTGAATCGCCTGCGCCAAGTTTCCCTAAAACCTGTCCAGGCACTCTATTTAATCTGGAATCAGGACATCAGCGGTAAGTCTGTGCCGTCTGAGACTGAAATTCTGGGGTTTGCTCGATCGCTGCGAACCGGTTTTGCGGCGATTGAAAGTGAATTTGCCCTCACCACCGATCCAGACGGTCAGATTGCCCACAGTCGCATGGCATTGGTCTATGGCAATGAAGCGACCGACTTCTTCTTTGGTCTATTAGGCAACACACTCACCACCACCGTCACTTACAGCCACGGTCAGCCAACTTTAGAACAGCCCATTCTCGATGTTGCCCCCGGACGGCTTGCCTATGATGATTTCCGCAAGCAGCTTATCTTTAAGGGTGTTCTTACCCCAACGCTCCGTGATGCGCTGAAGGCAGTTGCTGGAGTCACTGCCCAGTTTCAAGCCGCCGTCGATAGCCTCTATACCGAGAACCAGCAGACCATCAATCCATTTTTCGATCGCTATCCTGAACTGCAACCTCTATATGCAGCTTATGCATTTTTTGGAGAGTTGAAAACCTCTGTCGGTTACACCCACGGTCAATCAACGCTGGAGAAACCAATTTTAGATGTTGCTCAGGGGCAACTGACCTACGACGATACCCTTCATCAGCTCTCCTACTTGGGTGTGTTAGCTACGGATAAGCGTGATGCACTCAAAAATGTCCCAGGAGTGTCAGCCCAATTCCAAGCAGCAGTAGACAATCTCTACACGGCTAATCAAAACAGCATTCAGGGATTTTTCCTGCTTTACCCAGTACTTGCGCCACAGAGGGAGTCCTATTTAGCTGCTAACAATTCAATTGAGCAACGATCTACCGTTCTCTTAGCTAATTTTTTGCCAGAGCTAAAACGGCGACGTAAACAACAACAAGCAATGCAGGTGCTCAGTGCCGCCGCTAAAGCTGACGTGAGTTTTGCCAGTAGTTTGGTCGATAATGCAACCGTCCTTCATGCTGCTCAGAACAATACCCAACCTGCACTCAATGACCTGCTAGCCCTGGAAACAATGGGACTGGCAGCACAGTTTTTCTTCCGCGATACAGCAGCCGGTGCCGTCGATCTGAGTCGGAATGCGGAAGCCAACCTTAACTATGCGGCAACTGGGAGCCATCCCCTGCCTGCCAATTCAGTCCCTGCTAATGCGATCTCCGGTATCTGGAGTGGCTATCTGGAAGCTCCGGAGAACGGATTCTATAACCTACGGATTGAAGCCGATGCTGGGGCAACCATAACACTGAAATTGGCAGGTACACCCATTCCTCTGACACAAAATGGCACGCGCTGGAGCAACAGCACCCCGATTGAGTTACGGGCAGGAACACTGTATGCGATCGACCTCAAAGCAGAAAAGATCAAGGACACCCTGAGTGTTCGCTGGCAAACAGCGGGACGGGGTTGGGAAGTGATTCCGTCGGCATATCTATACTCCGCCACCTTAACCTCACGCCTTCGCACTGCATATATCCGATTTTTGAAAGTCACGTCATTGGCGACTGCACTAAAACTGACGGCAAATGAGATCGCTTACCTTGCTGCCCAAGCCAGCTACCAAATTAATAGTCAGGGGTGGTTGAACAATTTGCCCGTTACCGGAAGTCCTGACAACGCCACCTCCACAGCCCTTCTTACAGCTTTCAATGGCTTGCTTGACTTTGCTCGCATCAAAGCTGAACTTTCCCCCGACGACGAGCGTCTGCTTACAGTTCTCAAAGACCCGGCAACACCAATCCAGAAAGACCTAACGACAACTACACCGAACCCTAATAGTTTGCCATTTAGTTTGCTGTTTAGCCTGACTCGATGGGAAACCAACTCGCTTGATGCGCTGCTGACTCACTTTGGTAAAGTCATTGGCGATTTGAGTCAAATTGAAACCTTTGATCGCATTTACAATGCCTACCAGATTGTGAGGCAGATCGGTATTCCGGCAACTGCACTGATTCAAGCGACGACC
Above is a window of Allocoleopsis franciscana PCC 7113 DNA encoding:
- a CDS encoding neuraminidase-like domain-containing protein codes for the protein MKPIAPPLNHNSQGSEVVNLQDGLLLLLNRQYLGSISSDEMQAYLKGIRKEQNARIYGEVTTKLVAIFQEQSRLQTIGEVDAPTAEALNKILKAWGAFDQPEQFMVRGRILTSDRTPIRDIQVRAFDQDVRSEDFLGETTTNADGYYEIHYSAEQFRRSENERGGADLIVRVYDPQGQVIATSPTINNAKAEETVDIVVQSQQPPSESDPIVQGEVRSRNRPAVNGLRVVIIDKNVGADVQLATTTTNEQGNYQVRYKQSALQRRGKQKPDLQAQVFAGETFLGASEVRYNASTNETLNVLLPETADAALASEHQTLMRDLTAQFKGNLRDLQETDDRKDITYLANKTGWDARAVAIASLADQFSARTVNANGQVQIASPFFYALFRAGIPANENALYQLDAKTTETVWQKAINQGVIPANLKDQLPQVQERFQALAAKQMLTSPAVAGVSSLKDMLSVSLNQQADQERFAQLYTQHRGDSTQFWQAVQNTFGTQVGQRLQLDGQLGYLTINNAPLIRKLHSAAGQNGVTNVVNLVEQGYFRAENWQNLIGDLAVPKEVPGKDDAEKRSNYSELLATQVRLSFPTAVVAQMVKNGETPLKNGAGEQVHTFLMEQQGQFEIGMQPVEQYIARNKLQVAPEVAQEVKRIQRVYQITPNDRVMNTLLSQGLDSAYAVVNRYDRDEFVQTFKETLGGEKIAQLTYAKSEQVHNVVLNLATSYLTTNRAPGIGLGGQILNPQISASTGDTASDVIAYPTLENLLGEMDYCTCEHCRSILSPAAYLVDLLLFCDRPINERENPQSVLLERRPDIQHLPLTCENTNTPLPYIDLVNETLEYYITNGLSLADTNPDPNINTEYKGHTTEDDVTPEELLATPQFVSDTAYTTLANTLFPAPLPFHQPLENLRRYFDQFEISLSHAMELLRKNDAIDRASSDDYGWRDILMEELHLSRTEYRLLSDRTLTLQQLYGFNPATPIANVQSTLANAKTFCRRIDISYEDLIEILKTRFINPNSDLIPKLERLGVPFSTLKNFKDGTITDAQFDALLKPGLDASQYGGDIKAWVKNDTNYAKIMGLIVLTNPTAASDLCRFDQLEFRYAKPDNATNQLRAFEYVRLIRFIRLWKKLGWTIEQTDKTITALYPTTQLPNDADDAVNLQRLDTGFLTLLPRLGYIKQVMDLLNLNLKKDLPSLLACFAAIDTHGMTSLYRQMFLSPSLLKQDSAFADDGYGNFLTDNTQKLIAHRELLRAAFLLTDNEFTQIITSLGFDANTPLNLDNISGIFRHGWLARKLKLSVQEFLLLTQSTGFTPFIAPDPANPPILRLIELVNRLRQVSLKPVQALYLIWNQDISGKSVPSETEILGFARSLRTGFAAIESEFALTTDPDGQIAHSRMALVYGNEATDFFFGLLGNTLTTTVTYSHGQPTLEQPILDVAPGRLAYDDFRKQLIFKGVLTPTLRDALKAVAGVTAQFQAAVDSLYTENQQTINPFFDRYPELQPLYAAYAFFGELKTSVGYTHGQSTLEKPILDVAQGQLTYDDTLHQLSYLGVLATDKRDALKNVPGVSAQFQAAVDNLYTANQNSIQGFFLLYPVLAPQRESYLAANNSIEQRSTVLLANFLPELKRRRKQQQAMQVLSAAAKADVSFASSLVDNATVLHAAQNNTQPALNDLLALETMGLAAQFFFRDTAAGAVDLSRNAEANLNYAATGSHPLPANSVPANAISGIWSGYLEAPENGFYNLRIEADAGATITLKLAGTPIPLTQNGTRWSNSTPIELRAGTLYAIDLKAEKIKDTLSVRWQTAGRGWEVIPSAYLYSATLTSRLRTAYIRFLKVTSLATALKLTANEIAYLAAQASYQINSQGWLNNLPVTGSPDNATSTALLTAFNGLLDFARIKAELSPDDERLLTVLKDPATPIQKDLTTTTPNPNSLPFSLLFSLTRWETNSLDALLTHFGKVIGDLSQIETFDRIYNAYQIVRQIGIPATALIQATTNEPTAATVRDFQAALRARYDESTWLQVLKPINDEMRRLQRDALVSYILHQMRSNPATAHIDTPDKLFEYFLMDVQMEPCMQTSRIRHALSSVQLFIERCLMNLEPRVAPSSFQSKQRKQWEWMKRYRVWEANRKVFLYPENWLEPELRDDQSPFFKETMSELLQGDITEDRAAEALLNYLTKLEEVAKLEPCGIHYVENDPGTADDIAHVVARTTGASRKYFYRRREYGYWTPWEQIKLDIEDNPVLPVVWRDRLFLFWLRIIKQTPLDTSKVASSPGPTGNNNQEKTLANVTLSETKQSARNDAQAATQMTVQAVLCWSEYFNGKWQPVRTSDVAQPLGLGLYDISGTNAFDRSKLQLSAFFWTEDTLRIIVSNQIGAGASFFLYNTHSSPELRNEKKNRHFAPKRILDTGTDTLKINYPNSSITQSILKNSIGAGTLDPHHPLTGNPWDAPFFYWDSRHVFYVTTSQRIIQIPWWFDFGVVVSPSVGKLDIPPLVLPPVKVIPDPIGPVIKQPGFGVVDPSPIERYVTQDAYINRGVGSMGTVRFGNQEIGPAGSQVNVIRTR